A genome region from Leptodactylus fuscus isolate aLepFus1 chromosome 6, aLepFus1.hap2, whole genome shotgun sequence includes the following:
- the EIF4G3 gene encoding eukaryotic translation initiation factor 4 gamma 3 isoform X2: MSLPHKPALKTAAPTGAGTGVLGPPPSAAVPAAVPSSAVPPPPSPASSAAASHPGIRALQPPPAAALSRGALPQSLDERIFSPSAVSAVYSTVAAQVARQPGPPAPSPYSTHDLSKGHPSLAATPPGHASSPGLSQASYATGQSAAAPTLVYPQPPQTMSTQPQTRAPFAAGPRPTHHQGGFRPIQFFQRPQIQPPRAAIQNSNPSIRASAQTPAAAVYQTNQHIMMVNHLPMPYAMPQGPQYCIPQYRHSTPPYVGPPQQYPVQPPGPSPFYPGPGPGEFPTPYGAPFYPSQPVYPSAPIIVPTQQPQQPPPPTKREKKPIRIRDPNQGGKDITEEIMSGGGSRNPTPPILRPSSTPTPPQQLPSQAPEHSPVVYGAVESPHLTATREHKTEEKPKPEAILKPSPPAPLRPEPSDHGKCAVLEQIPDVVPLDSRSELHQTSGILPVVAALAAPVVVAPAPAFPCHLGDADSTSQESASLDEATTAAEDVEEELCKEPLGLPVAAETPVNAQEMNGISYELPTMDNSVRDKPMGEEASIDVPELAPPTDLSIECTSPNVPLSSPLLSDSPPPPLIAAAHCTTKTSPPAAVLPSIGSDLVDEQEDSRTSILDGTVDSANIGRVDADSELETSVTLLSFSSRKSPVEAQTVAAAPKMWQKPKEESPDTEEVVPPTVELQEQGETAEEKVVEEEENGGISAETEHPYLKLLEENGEPEPLRNGADNVSEGEGVEPPGPDEGYPYKSGSGTAEQPSQEISPDVPTPPASNVQNEGKRQYDRDFLLGFQFMPACVQKPEGLPPISDVVLDKINQPKLAMRTLDPRMLQKGPDFTPAYADFGRLAPGGRGVPLLNVGGPRRSQPGQRREPRKIIMNISVTDDVHLKKAENAWKPSVKRDSQVEDPESIRTQALFRKVRSILNKLTPQMFNQLMKQVMDLTVDTEERLKGVIDLVFEKAIDEPSFSVAYANMCRCLATLKVPMADKPGSTVNFRKLLLNRCQKEFEKDKADDDVFEKKQKDLELATTPEEKTRLQEELEEARDKARRRSIGNIKFIGELFKLKMLTEAIMHDCVVKLLKNHDEESLECLCRLLTTIGKDLDFEKAKPRMDQYFNQMEKIVKERKTSSRIRFMLQDVIDLRLCNWVSRRADQGPKTIEQIHKEAKIEEQEEQRKVQQLMTKEKRRPGVQRVEEGGWNMVQGTKNNRVLDPTKFMKITKPTIDEKIQLVPKAQLGSWGKGSSGGAKSSETESLRPGAPSLNRFSALQSSVSSTAISSVSDLDSRRILTSHGNTGRERNDKPAPTSTSAPRPSSFLRGSSTKDLIDNQDEQRRETLQTPKTLPVSVEQEKVPSLERKLREPAKSDTPESDKSPVSEEELERKSKAIIDEFLHINDYKEAMQCVEELAIQGSLSVFVRVGVESTLERSQITRDHMGQLLYLLVQSGKLSKQDFFAGLSETLELADDMAIDIPHIWLYLAELVTPMLKDGGISLKELITEFNKSLLPVGRTGVLLSEILHLLCKQMSHKKVAALWRETGLRWKDLLPEGEDVQSFVSEKNLDFTLSDCCSPSESLSRKDMTVEELNKRLEQLIIEENASDEQIFDWVEANLDEGQMSSPMFLRALMTAVCKAAIIGDCSSCRVDTTFLKQKVPVLLKYMDTNVERELQALYALQALIVKLDQPPNLLRMFFDCLYDEEVISEDAFCMWESSKDPAEQNGKGVALKSVTAFFTWLQEAEEESEDN; encoded by the exons gctTCATATGCCACAGGTCAGAGTGCCGCGGCTCCCACTCTGGTGTATCCTCAGCCGCCGCAGACAATGAGTACACAGCCACAGACCCGCGCACCT TTTGCAGCTGGACCTCGACCAACACATCACCAG GGAGGATTCAGACCCATTCAG TTTTTCCAGAGGCCTCAGATCCAGCCTCCACGTGCAGCCATACAGAACAGCAACCCCTCCATCCGAGCGAGTGCACAGACCCCTGCCGCTGCAGTCTACCAGACCAATCAGCACATTATGATGGTGAATCATCTGCCCATGCCGTACGCCATGCCGCAGGGTCCCCAGTACTGTATCCCTCAG TATCGGCACAGCACACCTCCTTATGTGGGACCTCCTCAACAGTACCCTGTGCAACCCCCAGGGCCGAGTCCATTCTATCCAGGCCCAGGACCTGGGGAGTTTCCTACTCCCTATG GAGCACCATTTTACCCCAGTCAGCCGGTGTATCCGTCAGCACCGATCATAGTGCCTACACAGCAGCCGCAGCAGCCACCGCCTCCCACCAAGAGGGAGAAGAAGCCG ATCCGAATAAGAGACCCAAATCAGGGCGGCAAAGACATCACTGAGGAAATCATGTCTGGAGGAGGAAGTAGAAATCCCACCCCACCAATCCTCCGGCCAAGTTCCACACCCACTCCTCCTCAG CAGCTGCCCAGCCAGGCTCCTGAGCACAGCCCAGTGGTGTATGGGGCTGTGGAGAGCCCTCATCTCACTGCCACCCGGGAGCACAAAACAG AGGAGAAACCAAAACCAGAGGCCATCCTGAaaccttctcctcctgctcctctgCGCCCAGAGCCTAGTGACCATGGCAAATGTGCTGTCTTGGAGCAGATACCTGATGTTGTACCGCTAGACTCCAGATCTGAGCTCCACCAGACGTCTGGAATATTACCTGTTGTTGCCGCACTGGCCGCTCCGGTGGTGGTAGCACCAGCTCCAGCCTTTCCCTGCCACTTGGGGGATGCTGATAGCACATCACAGGAGTCTGCATCTCTGGATGAAGCTACCACCGCCGCCGAAGACGTTGAGGAGGAGCTATGCAAGGAACCACTGGGGCTTCCCGTAGCTGCTGAAACTCCAGTGAATGCTCAGGAAATGAATGGCATAAGCTATGAACTTCCGACAATGGACAACTCTGTGAGGGATAAACCAATGGGGGAAGAAGCTTCAATAGATGTGCCAGAGCTGGCGCCCCCCACAGATCTGAGCATAGAATGCACTTCTCCAAACGTGCCTCTGTCATCACCACTACTGTCAgattctccccctcctcctctcataGCTGCTGCTCATTGCACCACTAAAACCTCCCCTCCTGCTGCTGTTCTTCCGTCTATTGGCTCTGACCTTGTGGACGAGCAGGAGGATTCCAGAACTTCTATTCTGGATGGGACCGTGGACTCTGCAAACATTGGACGGGTGGACGCTGACTCCGAGCTCGAAACCAGTGTGACTCTGCTAAGCTTCAGCTCCAGGAAGAGTCCGGTGGAAG CCCAAACAGTCGCAGCTGCACCAAAGATGTGGCAGAAGCCAAAAGAGGAGAGTCCAGACACCGAGGAGGTTGTGCCACCGACTGTTGAG CTGCAGGAGCAGGGTGAGACCGCAGAGGAGAAGGTTGTGGAGGAAGAGGAAAATGGTGGCATCAGTGCAGAGACCGAGCACCCATACCTTAAGCtgctggaggaaaatggtgaaccAGAACCGCTGCGCAATGGGGCAGATAATGTCTCCGAAGGCGAAGGAGTGGAGCCCCCAGGTCCAGACGAAGGATACCCCTATAAATCAG GATCAGGAACAGCGGAGCAGCCCTCCCAGGAAATCTCCCCAGATGTCCCCACACCACCAGCCTCTAATGTGCAGAATGAAGGAAAGCGACAGTATGATCGGGATTTTCTGCTGGGGTTCCAGTTCATGCCAGCGTGTGTGCAGAAGCCCGAAGGCTTGCCGCCCATCAGCGATGTGGTCCTGGACAAA ATCAATCAGCCAAAGCTCGCGATGAGGACCCTGGATCCTCGCATGCTGCAGAAAGGACCGGACTTCACACCTGCCTATGCAGACTTTGGACGGTTAGCACCTGGAGGTCGTGGAGTACCT TTGCTGAATGTGGGGGGTCCCAGACGTTCACAGCCAGGGCAGAGGCGCGAGCCCAGAAAAATAATCATGAACATTTCAGTGACAGATGatgtccacctgaagaaagccgAGAACGCATGGAAGCCCAGCGTCAAGAGGGACTCCCAGGTGGAGGACCCAGAGAGCATCCGAACACAG GCACTTTTCCGAAAGGTCCGGAGCATTTTGAACAAGCTGACCCCTCAGATGTTCAACCAGTTGATGAAGCAGGTGATGGATCTGACCGTGGACACAGAGGAGCGGCTAAAGGGCGTCATTGACCTGGTGTTTGAGAAGGCAATAGATGAACCCAGCTTCTCCGTGGCATATGCCAACATGTGCAGATGCCTTGCCACA TTAAAAGTACCGATGGCTGACAAGCCCGGTAGCACTGTGAACTTCCGCAAGCTACTACTTAACCGATGTCAAAAAGAGTTCGAGAAGGACAAAGCCGATGACGACGTCTTTGAGAAGAAGCAGAAAGACCTGGAGTTGGCCACCACA CCAGAAGAGAAGACTCGACTTCAAGAGGAACTTGAAGAAGCCAGAGACAAGGCTCGACGGCGGTCCATAGGGAACATTAAGTTCATCGGAGAACTTTTCAAGCTGAAGATGTTGACTGAGGCGATCATGCACGACTGTGTAGTGAAACTACTGAAAAACCATGATGAGGAGTCTCTGGAGTGTCTGTGCCGGCTGCTTACCACTATTGGGAAAGATCTAGACTTCGAGAAAGCAAAG CCGCGCATGGACCAGTACTTCAACCAGATGGAGAAGATTGTAAAGGAGCGGAAAACGTCGTCCCGGATCCGCTTCATGCTGCAAGATGTTATAGACCTGAGACTG TGCAACTGGGTGTCGCGGAGAGCTGACCAGGGCCCCAAAACCATAGAACAGATTCACAAAGAGGCCAAAATAGAAGAACAGGAAGAGCAGAGGAAAGTGCAGCAACTGATGACCAAAGAGAAGAGGAGGCCAG GAGTGCAAAGAGTGGAGGAGGGTGGATGGAACATGGTGCAAGGTACAAAGAATAACAGAGTCCTGGACCCTACTAAGTTCATGAAGATCACTAAG CCCACCATTGATGAGAAGATCCAGCTAGTGCCCAAAGCTCAGCTTGGCAGCTGGGGAAAAGGAAGCAGTGGAGGTGCCAAGTCCAGTGAGACAG AGTCCTTACGTCCCGGAGCCCCTAGCCTGAATCGATTCTCTGCCCTGCAATCTTCAGTTTCTTCAACAGCAATCTCCTCAGTCTCAGACCTCGACAGCCGCAGGATATTAACAAG CCATGGTAATACTGGCCGCGAAAGGAACGACAAACCTGCTCCCACCTCCACCTCGGCCCCTCGCCCCAGCAGCTTCCTACGAGGCAGCAGTACAAAGGACCTAATAGACAATCAAGATGAACAACGGCGAGAGACACTGCAAACGCCAAAAACACTGCCTGTCTCCGTAGAGCAAGAGAAAGTACCAAGCTTAGAACGGAAGCTCAGAGAACCCG CCAAGTCTGATACTCCAGAGTCCGACAAGTCACCGGTGTCAGAAGAAGAGCTGGAAAGAAAATCTAAGGCCATTATAGATGAGTTCCTGCACATAAATGACTATAAG GAGGCCATGCAGTGCGTGGAGGAGCTTGCGATACAAGGCTCACTTTCTGTCTTTGTTCGAGTGGGTGTAGAGTCAACGCTGGAGAGGAGTCAGATCACCCGGGATCACATGGGACAACTGCTATATCTGCTGGTGCAATCTGGAAAACTCAGCAAGCAGGATTTCTTTGCAGG ATTGTCTGAGACCCTTGAGCTGGCTGATGATATGGCGATTGATATCCCACATATCTGGCTGTATCTTGCAGAGCTTGTGACCCCCATGTTAAAGGACGGGGGTATTTCTTTGAAAGAATTAATCAC GGAATTTAACAAGTCGCTGCTCCCTGTGGGACGTACCGGTGTCTTGCTGTCTGAAATATTGCACCTTCTATGCAAACAAATG AGCCATAAGAAAGTGGCTGCTTTGTGGAGAGAAACTGGTTTAAGGTGGAAAGACTTGCTGCCAGAAGGAGAGGATGTGCAAAGCTTTGTAAGTGAAAAG AACCTGGACTTTACCTTGTCTGACTGCTGCAGCCCTTCAGAAAGTCTTTCCAGGAAGGATATGACGGTGGAGGAGCTGAACAAGCGACTGGAGCAGCTCATTATTGAGGAGAACGCTAGTGATGAGCAGATATTTGACTGGGTAGAA GCAAATCTCGATGAAGGTCAGATGAGTTCTCCTATGTTCCTGAGAGCTTTAATGACTGCGGTGTGCAAAGCGGCAATAATAG GGGACTGTTCTTCCTGCCGTGTGGACACTACCTTTCTCAAACAGAAAGTTCCAGTCTTACTAAAGTACATGGACACCAATGTGGAGAGAGAACTACAAGCACTTTATGCACTGCAAGCATTGATAGTAAAACTTGATCAACCTCCCA ATTTGCTCCGTATGTTTTTTGACTGTCTCTACGATGAAGAGGTCATATCCGAGGACGCCTTCTGCATGTGGGAAAGCAGTAAAGACCCTGCAGAGCAGAACGGAAAAGGTGTAGCACTAAAATCAGTCACTGCCTTTTTCACGTGGCTGCAAGAGGCAGAGGAGGAGTCTGAGGACAATTAG
- the EIF4G3 gene encoding eukaryotic translation initiation factor 4 gamma 3 isoform X9, translating into MSLPHKPALKTAAPTGAGTGVLGPPPSAAVPAAVPSSAVPPPPSPASSAAASHPGIRALQPPPAAALSRGALPQSLDERIFSPSAVSAVYSTVAAQVARQPGPPAPSPYSTHDLSKGHPSLAATPPGHASSPGLSQASYATGQSAAAPTLVYPQPPQTMSTQPQTRAPFFQRPQIQPPRAAIQNSNPSIRASAQTPAAAVYQTNQHIMMVNHLPMPYAMPQGPQYCIPQYRHSTPPYVGPPQQYPVQPPGPSPFYPGPGPGEFPTPYGAPFYPSQPVYPSAPIIVPTQQPQQPPPPTKREKKPIRIRDPNQGGKDITEEIMSGGGSRNPTPPILRPSSTPTPPQLPSQAPEHSPVVYGAVESPHLTATREHKTEEKPKPEAILKPSPPAPLRPEPSDHGKCAVLEQIPDVVPLDSRSELHQTSGILPVVAALAAPVVVAPAPAFPCHLGDADSTSQESASLDEATTAAEDVEEELCKEPLGLPVAAETPVNAQEMNGISYELPTMDNSVRDKPMGEEASIDVPELAPPTDLSIECTSPNVPLSSPLLSDSPPPPLIAAAHCTTKTSPPAAVLPSIGSDLVDEQEDSRTSILDGTVDSANIGRVDADSELETSVTLLSFSSRKSPVEAQTVAAAPKMWQKPKEESPDTEEVVPPTVELQEQGETAEEKVVEEEENGGISAETEHPYLKLLEENGEPEPLRNGADNVSEGEGVEPPGPDEGYPYKSGSGTAEQPSQEISPDVPTPPASNVQNEGKRQYDRDFLLGFQFMPACVQKPEGLPPISDVVLDKINQPKLAMRTLDPRMLQKGPDFTPAYADFGRLAPGGRGVPLLNVGGPRRSQPGQRREPRKIIMNISVTDDVHLKKAENAWKPSVKRDSQVEDPESIRTQALFRKVRSILNKLTPQMFNQLMKQVMDLTVDTEERLKGVIDLVFEKAIDEPSFSVAYANMCRCLATLKVPMADKPGSTVNFRKLLLNRCQKEFEKDKADDDVFEKKQKDLELATTQPEEKTRLQEELEEARDKARRRSIGNIKFIGELFKLKMLTEAIMHDCVVKLLKNHDEESLECLCRLLTTIGKDLDFEKAKPRMDQYFNQMEKIVKERKTSSRIRFMLQDVIDLRLCNWVSRRADQGPKTIEQIHKEAKIEEQEEQRKVQQLMTKEKRRPGVQRVEEGGWNMVQGTKNNRVLDPTKFMKITKPTIDEKIQLVPKAQLGSWGKGSSGGAKSSETESLRPGAPSLNRFSALQSSVSSTAISSVSDLDSRRILTSHGNTGRERNDKPAPTSTSAPRPSSFLRGSSTKDLIDNQDEQRRETLQTPKTLPVSVEQEKVPSLERKLREPAKSDTPESDKSPVSEEELERKSKAIIDEFLHINDYKEAMQCVEELAIQGSLSVFVRVGVESTLERSQITRDHMGQLLYLLVQSGKLSKQDFFAGLSETLELADDMAIDIPHIWLYLAELVTPMLKDGGISLKELITEFNKSLLPVGRTGVLLSEILHLLCKQMSHKKVAALWRETGLRWKDLLPEGEDVQSFVSEKNLDFTLSDCCSPSESLSRKDMTVEELNKRLEQLIIEENASDEQIFDWVEANLDEGQMSSPMFLRALMTAVCKAAIIGDCSSCRVDTTFLKQKVPVLLKYMDTNVERELQALYALQALIVKLDQPPNLLRMFFDCLYDEEVISEDAFCMWESSKDPAEQNGKGVALKSVTAFFTWLQEAEEESEDN; encoded by the exons gctTCATATGCCACAGGTCAGAGTGCCGCGGCTCCCACTCTGGTGTATCCTCAGCCGCCGCAGACAATGAGTACACAGCCACAGACCCGCGCACCT TTTTTCCAGAGGCCTCAGATCCAGCCTCCACGTGCAGCCATACAGAACAGCAACCCCTCCATCCGAGCGAGTGCACAGACCCCTGCCGCTGCAGTCTACCAGACCAATCAGCACATTATGATGGTGAATCATCTGCCCATGCCGTACGCCATGCCGCAGGGTCCCCAGTACTGTATCCCTCAG TATCGGCACAGCACACCTCCTTATGTGGGACCTCCTCAACAGTACCCTGTGCAACCCCCAGGGCCGAGTCCATTCTATCCAGGCCCAGGACCTGGGGAGTTTCCTACTCCCTATG GAGCACCATTTTACCCCAGTCAGCCGGTGTATCCGTCAGCACCGATCATAGTGCCTACACAGCAGCCGCAGCAGCCACCGCCTCCCACCAAGAGGGAGAAGAAGCCG ATCCGAATAAGAGACCCAAATCAGGGCGGCAAAGACATCACTGAGGAAATCATGTCTGGAGGAGGAAGTAGAAATCCCACCCCACCAATCCTCCGGCCAAGTTCCACACCCACTCCTCCTCAG CTGCCCAGCCAGGCTCCTGAGCACAGCCCAGTGGTGTATGGGGCTGTGGAGAGCCCTCATCTCACTGCCACCCGGGAGCACAAAACAG AGGAGAAACCAAAACCAGAGGCCATCCTGAaaccttctcctcctgctcctctgCGCCCAGAGCCTAGTGACCATGGCAAATGTGCTGTCTTGGAGCAGATACCTGATGTTGTACCGCTAGACTCCAGATCTGAGCTCCACCAGACGTCTGGAATATTACCTGTTGTTGCCGCACTGGCCGCTCCGGTGGTGGTAGCACCAGCTCCAGCCTTTCCCTGCCACTTGGGGGATGCTGATAGCACATCACAGGAGTCTGCATCTCTGGATGAAGCTACCACCGCCGCCGAAGACGTTGAGGAGGAGCTATGCAAGGAACCACTGGGGCTTCCCGTAGCTGCTGAAACTCCAGTGAATGCTCAGGAAATGAATGGCATAAGCTATGAACTTCCGACAATGGACAACTCTGTGAGGGATAAACCAATGGGGGAAGAAGCTTCAATAGATGTGCCAGAGCTGGCGCCCCCCACAGATCTGAGCATAGAATGCACTTCTCCAAACGTGCCTCTGTCATCACCACTACTGTCAgattctccccctcctcctctcataGCTGCTGCTCATTGCACCACTAAAACCTCCCCTCCTGCTGCTGTTCTTCCGTCTATTGGCTCTGACCTTGTGGACGAGCAGGAGGATTCCAGAACTTCTATTCTGGATGGGACCGTGGACTCTGCAAACATTGGACGGGTGGACGCTGACTCCGAGCTCGAAACCAGTGTGACTCTGCTAAGCTTCAGCTCCAGGAAGAGTCCGGTGGAAG CCCAAACAGTCGCAGCTGCACCAAAGATGTGGCAGAAGCCAAAAGAGGAGAGTCCAGACACCGAGGAGGTTGTGCCACCGACTGTTGAG CTGCAGGAGCAGGGTGAGACCGCAGAGGAGAAGGTTGTGGAGGAAGAGGAAAATGGTGGCATCAGTGCAGAGACCGAGCACCCATACCTTAAGCtgctggaggaaaatggtgaaccAGAACCGCTGCGCAATGGGGCAGATAATGTCTCCGAAGGCGAAGGAGTGGAGCCCCCAGGTCCAGACGAAGGATACCCCTATAAATCAG GATCAGGAACAGCGGAGCAGCCCTCCCAGGAAATCTCCCCAGATGTCCCCACACCACCAGCCTCTAATGTGCAGAATGAAGGAAAGCGACAGTATGATCGGGATTTTCTGCTGGGGTTCCAGTTCATGCCAGCGTGTGTGCAGAAGCCCGAAGGCTTGCCGCCCATCAGCGATGTGGTCCTGGACAAA ATCAATCAGCCAAAGCTCGCGATGAGGACCCTGGATCCTCGCATGCTGCAGAAAGGACCGGACTTCACACCTGCCTATGCAGACTTTGGACGGTTAGCACCTGGAGGTCGTGGAGTACCT TTGCTGAATGTGGGGGGTCCCAGACGTTCACAGCCAGGGCAGAGGCGCGAGCCCAGAAAAATAATCATGAACATTTCAGTGACAGATGatgtccacctgaagaaagccgAGAACGCATGGAAGCCCAGCGTCAAGAGGGACTCCCAGGTGGAGGACCCAGAGAGCATCCGAACACAG GCACTTTTCCGAAAGGTCCGGAGCATTTTGAACAAGCTGACCCCTCAGATGTTCAACCAGTTGATGAAGCAGGTGATGGATCTGACCGTGGACACAGAGGAGCGGCTAAAGGGCGTCATTGACCTGGTGTTTGAGAAGGCAATAGATGAACCCAGCTTCTCCGTGGCATATGCCAACATGTGCAGATGCCTTGCCACA TTAAAAGTACCGATGGCTGACAAGCCCGGTAGCACTGTGAACTTCCGCAAGCTACTACTTAACCGATGTCAAAAAGAGTTCGAGAAGGACAAAGCCGATGACGACGTCTTTGAGAAGAAGCAGAAAGACCTGGAGTTGGCCACCACA CAGCCAGAAGAGAAGACTCGACTTCAAGAGGAACTTGAAGAAGCCAGAGACAAGGCTCGACGGCGGTCCATAGGGAACATTAAGTTCATCGGAGAACTTTTCAAGCTGAAGATGTTGACTGAGGCGATCATGCACGACTGTGTAGTGAAACTACTGAAAAACCATGATGAGGAGTCTCTGGAGTGTCTGTGCCGGCTGCTTACCACTATTGGGAAAGATCTAGACTTCGAGAAAGCAAAG CCGCGCATGGACCAGTACTTCAACCAGATGGAGAAGATTGTAAAGGAGCGGAAAACGTCGTCCCGGATCCGCTTCATGCTGCAAGATGTTATAGACCTGAGACTG TGCAACTGGGTGTCGCGGAGAGCTGACCAGGGCCCCAAAACCATAGAACAGATTCACAAAGAGGCCAAAATAGAAGAACAGGAAGAGCAGAGGAAAGTGCAGCAACTGATGACCAAAGAGAAGAGGAGGCCAG GAGTGCAAAGAGTGGAGGAGGGTGGATGGAACATGGTGCAAGGTACAAAGAATAACAGAGTCCTGGACCCTACTAAGTTCATGAAGATCACTAAG CCCACCATTGATGAGAAGATCCAGCTAGTGCCCAAAGCTCAGCTTGGCAGCTGGGGAAAAGGAAGCAGTGGAGGTGCCAAGTCCAGTGAGACAG AGTCCTTACGTCCCGGAGCCCCTAGCCTGAATCGATTCTCTGCCCTGCAATCTTCAGTTTCTTCAACAGCAATCTCCTCAGTCTCAGACCTCGACAGCCGCAGGATATTAACAAG CCATGGTAATACTGGCCGCGAAAGGAACGACAAACCTGCTCCCACCTCCACCTCGGCCCCTCGCCCCAGCAGCTTCCTACGAGGCAGCAGTACAAAGGACCTAATAGACAATCAAGATGAACAACGGCGAGAGACACTGCAAACGCCAAAAACACTGCCTGTCTCCGTAGAGCAAGAGAAAGTACCAAGCTTAGAACGGAAGCTCAGAGAACCCG CCAAGTCTGATACTCCAGAGTCCGACAAGTCACCGGTGTCAGAAGAAGAGCTGGAAAGAAAATCTAAGGCCATTATAGATGAGTTCCTGCACATAAATGACTATAAG GAGGCCATGCAGTGCGTGGAGGAGCTTGCGATACAAGGCTCACTTTCTGTCTTTGTTCGAGTGGGTGTAGAGTCAACGCTGGAGAGGAGTCAGATCACCCGGGATCACATGGGACAACTGCTATATCTGCTGGTGCAATCTGGAAAACTCAGCAAGCAGGATTTCTTTGCAGG ATTGTCTGAGACCCTTGAGCTGGCTGATGATATGGCGATTGATATCCCACATATCTGGCTGTATCTTGCAGAGCTTGTGACCCCCATGTTAAAGGACGGGGGTATTTCTTTGAAAGAATTAATCAC GGAATTTAACAAGTCGCTGCTCCCTGTGGGACGTACCGGTGTCTTGCTGTCTGAAATATTGCACCTTCTATGCAAACAAATG AGCCATAAGAAAGTGGCTGCTTTGTGGAGAGAAACTGGTTTAAGGTGGAAAGACTTGCTGCCAGAAGGAGAGGATGTGCAAAGCTTTGTAAGTGAAAAG AACCTGGACTTTACCTTGTCTGACTGCTGCAGCCCTTCAGAAAGTCTTTCCAGGAAGGATATGACGGTGGAGGAGCTGAACAAGCGACTGGAGCAGCTCATTATTGAGGAGAACGCTAGTGATGAGCAGATATTTGACTGGGTAGAA GCAAATCTCGATGAAGGTCAGATGAGTTCTCCTATGTTCCTGAGAGCTTTAATGACTGCGGTGTGCAAAGCGGCAATAATAG GGGACTGTTCTTCCTGCCGTGTGGACACTACCTTTCTCAAACAGAAAGTTCCAGTCTTACTAAAGTACATGGACACCAATGTGGAGAGAGAACTACAAGCACTTTATGCACTGCAAGCATTGATAGTAAAACTTGATCAACCTCCCA ATTTGCTCCGTATGTTTTTTGACTGTCTCTACGATGAAGAGGTCATATCCGAGGACGCCTTCTGCATGTGGGAAAGCAGTAAAGACCCTGCAGAGCAGAACGGAAAAGGTGTAGCACTAAAATCAGTCACTGCCTTTTTCACGTGGCTGCAAGAGGCAGAGGAGGAGTCTGAGGACAATTAG